The sequence TTAATCGGCCGAAGAAGAAGCGCAGTATTTTTGGTTCTTCTACCCAAGTAAGTCCTTGAATCAGATGCCGATTCTCATGGAGCCAGACGATACGGTCTACGGCGTATTTTACTTGTGACAGGGTAAATACGCGCCGGGGCATGGCCAGCCGCAGCAGCTCCATGTCGGCCCAGGGCTCAGTTCCATCGGGGCTTCTCTGTTCGGACATGGTACCGCGTTCCATGCCGCGAACACCGCTGGCGATATAAAGGGCTGCTGCCAAGGCTCCGGCCGGGTACTCATTTTGCGGGATATGATCCACAAATTCCATGGCATTGATATGGCAGCCCAAGCCTCCGGCGGGCGTTACCACCGGCACGCTGTTTCTGACCAGTTCGTCCACCATGAAGGCGATGAACGTGGGACCTTGGTTGATAAAATCCTCGTCCATTGTTTCGTCCAGACCCACAGTAATA is a genomic window of Bacillota bacterium containing:
- a CDS encoding tryptophanase, encoding AGTNLIGGQPFSLENLAEVRDVCDRHRLLLVLDASLLADNLYFIKTREKKCKAMSIREITRKLASFCDVIYFSARKLGCARGGGICTNNEEVFVKMREFIPLYEGFLTYGGMSVREMEAITVGLDETMDEDFINQGPTFIAFMVDELVRNSVPVVTPAGGLGCHINAMEFVDHIPQNEYPAGALAAALYIASGVRGMERGTMSEQRSPDGTEPWADMELLRLAMPRRVFTLSQVKYAVDRIVWLHENRHLIQGLTWVEEPKILRFFFGRLKPVSDWQEKLAAKFRQDFGDSL